The Nitrospira sp. sequence GGAATCATGTCCCGCGCAAACGCGTCGATCCACATGACATCGTAGGTATGTTCCGTGGCGTTGAGAAAGGTTCGACCATCCTTCACAAAGACATGGTGATTGGCCGGTGGGTGATACTCAAAATACTCTTCCGCCATGCGGACGACGACCGGGTCGAACTCCACAATGTCCAGCTCCAACGCAGGCCAATACCGCGCCAACCACTTTGCCAATGAACCGCCGCCATGACCGATGATGAGGCCTCGTTTCGGTTCGGAGACCAGCGCCAGGGAAGACACCATCATTTGGCTGTAGGGGAGAAAGAGAGAAACAGGCTCGACTTTCCACATGGTGGCATGGAACGTTCGATCCAACACCAGATAGCGGAAGAGATCGTCTTCTCGAATTCGAACCTGCTGATAAGGACTTTCCTCTTGATGGATGGGGACCTTCAGTCGTTGGAGCGGCTGGAGGGCTATGGTCCCCAGGAGGGTACAGCAACCGAGTACGACCAGTAGGACGAACCGACCGGTCGAGGTTGCTTTCACGAGCCACCAGACCCCAAGCCCTACCTGAATGCCGCCCAACCATGCGACGAGGGATTGACTCCCGAGCCAGGATAAGAGGAAGAACGCGGTCCCCCAGGTTCCTGCCAAGCTGCCCACCGTCGACAGGGCGATCATGCGGCCGGTCTGCCGTCCGAGATGATCCATATCTGCCACGGCCAAACGTAACATGGCCGGTAGGACACCACTGAGTCCGAACGCGGGGGGTGCGAGAAGGACGGTGGCTGCGAGACAGGGTCCCCAGCGAGGGTCCTGCACCATCTTCTCGATTTCAAACAGAATTGGTTGGTTCGCCCAAGCGACCAGAAACGTCCAGCCTCCGGAAAAAATCAGCAGGCCGGCCAATACGTGCCCGCCGGTATAGCGGTCGGAGACCCAACCGCCGAACGCGTACCCGCTGCTCATAGCCGCCAGAATCACACCTATCAAGGCGCCCCAAACATAGAGCGAGCTGCCGAAGACAGGCGCCAACAGCCGACTGCCCAAAATTTCCAAGGCCATTACCACTCCCCCTGTGACCAGGGCGGTAAAGAGCAAAAACCAGCGAGGAATTTGTGGTGCGGGAAGAGTCATTGTTTGGACGGAGGGATGAAGATGCTTCTCCTTGTCGGGTCAGAAGCGGCGTCGGATTGTACTCAACGCATTTTCTGAGAGTCAACGAAGCTTCGGCCTCACATTGGTACTGATAATGCCGAAGGATCATGGAATTCATTGCTCGCTGCGAGAGTGGTTGCTATACTTTCGGTCAAATTGCTTGTGGCAAGAAGGAGGGGCGCATGCACATCAGTGTGATTGGGAGCGGCTACGTCGGACTCGTGACGGGAGCATGTTTCGCCGAGTTCGGCGTTCATGTCACCTGTATGGACAGCGATAGCCGAAGAATTGAGAAGCTCGAAAAAGGCGAAATTCCGTTTTTTGAACCGGGGCTCGCAGAACTGGTCGCCAAAGGGGTTAAAGAGGGCAGATTGAGCTTTACCACTGACGTCGCTCAGGCCGTCGACAAGGCGCTCGTGATCTTTATTGCTGTGGGAACCCCCCCGAGCGCGGATGGCAGCGCTGACTTGTCGTTTGTCAAGGAGGTGGGAAGAGGCATCGCCCGCCATATGAACAGCTATAAGGTCATTGTGACGAAATCGACTGTGCCGGTAGGGACTGGGGAAACCATTCGAGAGGTGGTCAAAAAGACGCAGAAAGATGCTATCCGGTTCGATATGGTTTCGAACCCGGAATTTCTCCGGGAAGGGTCGGCGATTGAGGACTTCATGCGTCCAAATCGCGTGGTGATCGGCGCGGACAGCGATCAAGCGATCGCCATCATGAGGGATCTCTATCGCCCCCTCTATCTGATCGAAACACCGATCGTCGTGACCGATGTTCCGACCGCCGAGCTCATCAAGTACGCGTCCAATGCCTTCCTGGCGACCAAGATTTCGTTTATCAATGAGGTCGCCAATCTGTGTGAGAAGGTCGGAGCCAATGTTCAGATGGTGGCGAAAGGCATGGGGCTGGACCATCGAATCGGGTCAAAGTTCCTACATGCAGGTCCGGGCTTCGGGGGGTCTTGCTTCCCCAAAGACCTAGCCGCGCTCATTCAGACCGGAGAGCGCAACGGCTACCCAATGCAGATTGCTTCCGCAGCGTCGCGCGTGAACGACATTCAGCGTGAGCGGATGATCGAAAAGATACGGGACGCGGTCGGAGGATTGAAGGGGAAGACCTTGGCAATGCTCGGCCTCTCCTTTAAACCGAACACCAACGACCTTCGAGAAGCCCCGGCCTTGGCGATCGGTCGGGAGCTTCTGGCAGAGGGCGCAACTATTCGCGCATATGACCCGGAGGCTTTGACCGAAGCCTGTCAGATGATGCCCGAACTTCAGCCCTGCCGAGACACCTACCATGCGGCTGAAGGCGCTGATGCATTGGTGATCATGACCGAATGGAATGTGTTTCGAAACCTCGACTTTGAAAAGTTAAAGTCAGTCATGCGCGTTCCCATCGTGCTCGACCTTCGGAACGTCTATGATCCCGAGCGTGTCACAGCCGCCGGGTTCAAGCATGTATCGGTGGGGCGTGCGGCACAAAGCCCCTGACAGGCTCTTGAAAAAGCCCGCCAGCGGCACTCTCCCGGCGCGTAGGGGCTTAACGTACGCTTCGTCTCTTCGCTTGCTGCGGCCTCGCTGGATGGACTTTTTGACCAGCCCGTGGGTTCGCGTGAAATGGCCTGGTGGACATCTCGCTAGGTTTGGTTAGGTCAGCCGCGGCAACTCGGTCTTAGCCTGGTCCTTGGTTTTTGGCTTATACCCCATCCGATCGAGAACCTTCATGATTCGTGTCTTCAATCGGTCATCGGCTTCTGTTAACGCAGTCGCCAGCGGTTCTACGGCCGGCTTGCCGATCTTCCGAAGAATCTCGGTGGCTGATTGGCGCATCTCGTCTTCTTCGGACGCCAGTAATGGAATGAGCGATGGTACAGACGGGCCACCGAGCTTAATCAGCGAATCATAGGCTCGTTGCCGTACGTCCCCGACCTCGTCGCTCAATGCCGCAACCAACGGATCGACGGCGCGAGGATCCTTCAAGTCGCCCAATACCTCCGCCGCATACTTCCGGTTCAACCAGTGTGAATCCCTCAGGTCGAGCAACATGGCATCGGCCTTGGCGGCATTGGGATCTTTGGGACGGATCCTGAAGCTTTTCGCGACGCGCTTCCCGCCTTCCTCTACGACACGGATGGTCGCGCCATCACCGGCTTTGAGTATCTTGAGGTCTTCAAGGGCTTCCTCGTCCACATCCAGAAGGACGGTCTTGCCGTCGTAGGCCAAGAGCTCGACCTCGAGCTGTCGACTTTCCGGATTGACCGCCACGACCCGTTCCGTCACCAAGTTGAACCCGTCCTTCTTGTCTCCACCTTTGGGAACGATCTGAATCAGCTTTGGAGCTTCATCCGCCATGGGTAATAATCCTTTGTTGAAATAAATTATTGCGGGGCCGGTTTCCAGCCGAGACTGGCCAGCACGGCCTCGGCCGTTTCCTGCACCATCGTATTTTCGTCCTCGAGCAGCGCCACCAAGGGCTGAACGGCTTCCTTCGCGCCCAGTCGAGCGAGCGATTCCGCGGCATTTCTCCGGACCAGC is a genomic window containing:
- a CDS encoding fused MFS/spermidine synthase, which produces MALEILGSRLLAPVFGSSLYVWGALIGVILAAMSSGYAFGGWVSDRYTGGHVLAGLLIFSGGWTFLVAWANQPILFEIEKMVQDPRWGPCLAATVLLAPPAFGLSGVLPAMLRLAVADMDHLGRQTGRMIALSTVGSLAGTWGTAFFLLSWLGSQSLVAWLGGIQVGLGVWWLVKATSTGRFVLLVVLGCCTLLGTIALQPLQRLKVPIHQEESPYQQVRIREDDLFRYLVLDRTFHATMWKVEPVSLFLPYSQMMVSSLALVSEPKRGLIIGHGGGSLAKWLARYWPALELDIVEFDPVVVRMAEEYFEYHPPANHHVFVKDGRTFLNATEHTYDVMWIDAFARDMIPFHLTTAEFYALVRARLNPEGIVAVNLASSGKEGDLARAAAVVQTMKQAFPVLETFAVEGPWKTGMTPAKNLIFFGGRYIERESADHLMTQITEMATKQRVPLEAITLLSTRRTEPWPSGVVLSDDYAPYDLLLGRDRSQLRE
- a CDS encoding UDP-glucose/GDP-mannose dehydrogenase family protein — its product is MHISVIGSGYVGLVTGACFAEFGVHVTCMDSDSRRIEKLEKGEIPFFEPGLAELVAKGVKEGRLSFTTDVAQAVDKALVIFIAVGTPPSADGSADLSFVKEVGRGIARHMNSYKVIVTKSTVPVGTGETIREVVKKTQKDAIRFDMVSNPEFLREGSAIEDFMRPNRVVIGADSDQAIAIMRDLYRPLYLIETPIVVTDVPTAELIKYASNAFLATKISFINEVANLCEKVGANVQMVAKGMGLDHRIGSKFLHAGPGFGGSCFPKDLAALIQTGERNGYPMQIASAASRVNDIQRERMIEKIRDAVGGLKGKTLAMLGLSFKPNTNDLREAPALAIGRELLAEGATIRAYDPEALTEACQMMPELQPCRDTYHAAEGADALVIMTEWNVFRNLDFEKLKSVMRVPIVLDLRNVYDPERVTAAGFKHVSVGRAAQSP
- a CDS encoding HEAT repeat domain-containing protein, producing the protein MADEAPKLIQIVPKGGDKKDGFNLVTERVVAVNPESRQLEVELLAYDGKTVLLDVDEEALEDLKILKAGDGATIRVVEEGGKRVAKSFRIRPKDPNAAKADAMLLDLRDSHWLNRKYAAEVLGDLKDPRAVDPLVAALSDEVGDVRQRAYDSLIKLGGPSVPSLIPLLASEEDEMRQSATEILRKIGKPAVEPLATALTEADDRLKTRIMKVLDRMGYKPKTKDQAKTELPRLT